The Campylobacter sp. CN_NE2 region ACAAGCTTTTAAATAATCATTATTTTTTATTTCATCATATTTTTCTTTGCAATAAATTTCTTTATTTTCATAATTTAAATAATAATCGCACCACACAATATCAGCATTATCGTTTTTTGCTTTTTTATACATAGAACTTACCATATCAAGTTCTACCCAGTCATCACTATCTATAAAAAGTATATACTCGCCACTAGCATTATCTAAGCCATTTTTTCTAGTTAGGCTAGAACCGCTGTTTTGAGCATTATTTACGATTTTTATATCATTTTTTCTATTTGGATATTTTTCTATCACGCTTTGTAAAATTTGCATACTATTATCAGGCGAGCAATCATTTACAAAAATATACTCAATGCTATCAAAATCTTGCTCAAATAGCGTTGTGGCACATTTGGCGATATATTTTTCGACATTATAAACAGGGATTATTATTGAAATTAATGGACTTTTATTCATCATTTCTCCAAATTTACAAGCCTACCAAATAAAAGCTTCATTCTATCAAAATATATAAAAAATTCTTCTTCTTTTAAAATCCAAAGAGTAAAAATATAAACTATTATGCCAATTAGTATCGATAAAATCAAACTTAATAAAGGACTAGATATGAAATAATCAATACAAAAAATTACAAAAACCATAACAAAAGATGCTACAAAACTGTGCCAAATATAGCCAAGTTGTTTAAATGCACCAAAGCCATAGTATTTACCTATGATGTAGGTATTTATAAAAAACGATAAAAAACCCATTGCTGCCCTACCTATAACGACTGCTTTTATGCTTATAGGAAATGTTATGGCCATCATGATAAAAAGCAAAAACATTTTGATTATTTCGATTTTTAAACGATAATCTGTCCTTCCAATAGCTTCTAGTAAATTCAAATTCGCACCACTTAAAGGTGTAAAAATAAATGCCAAAGAGAACCAAAAAAATAGAGGTGCCGCTTCAATCCATTTTTCTGTCAAAAATACTAAAATAAAATTCTCGCTTATCATAGCAAAACCAAACATTGCAGGAATTGTAGTTAAAGAGATAATTTTAAGAAGTTTTTTAAATATCCTTATAAGCTCATCTTTATCATTTTGCAAAGATGAAAGCAGCGGAAAAGTAGCCCCTACAATAGCACCTGTTACAGCTCCAAAAATACTGCTAGTGCAAGTTTCTCCTTGATTATAAAAACCTAAATCTTTTGTAGAATAAAATTTAGCAATAACAAGAATATAAATGCTGTTTAATATAATTCCTAAAACTCCGATTACGGTCAAATTTACACTAAAACTAAATAGTTTTTTAAATGATTTTTTGCTAAATCCAGTCTTTGGTATCCATTTACCAAAATACCAAAATAACGCAACTGCTACGCTCTGCGATATAATATTTTGCCAAACAAGCGACCAAACACCAAATCCATTTAATGCAAAAATTAACCCGCAAGGACAACCGATAATAATAGAGATTAAATTTATAAAAGCGATTTTCTTAAAATCAACATTTATTTGAAATTTTGCTGTTTGCACTATTCGTAATGATTGCAAGATTAAAACCACAAACAAAACTCTTGCCAAATTTGTAAGTTCCGGAATTTTATAAAATTCTGCGATAAATGGAGCAACAAAAAATAAAATTAAATAAAATACTATCGCAACAACTACATTAAAAATAAAAACAGTTGAAAAATCATATTCATCTCTGTCTTGTCTTTGTATTAAAGCCTTAGAAAAACCGCTTTCAATAAAAACGGAACTAAGCGCGATAAAAACCGTTAAAAGCGCAATAGTTCCATAATCATTTGGCGATAGAATTCTAGCTAATATAATGCCGAAAATAAAACCAAGCCCTTGAACCCCAAAGCGTTCAAATAAGTTCCATAAAATTCCAAATTTGGTTTTTTGAATTATGTTTTCTTGCACAAATTTTCCAAAATTTAAAAATTATTTTTCATTTAAATTTAAAAATAACTCTGCGCACCAAAGTTGCCATTTTTGATTTCCGCTTAATTTTTCCATAGGAATATCATCTCTAAATTCTGCTCTTTTTGGACCTTTCCAATCTTTAAAAATCATATCCACAGGGCGTGGCATAGGAATTTTATTTGGTATTTCAAATTCAGGATAAATTTTTGCATATAAATTTCTAACCAAATATTTCGGTTCGCCGTTTCGCACTCTATGCAAATCAAGCGGTTCGCTCATAACAAGCTTAGCGTAAGGGTCGTAATATGGCAGATTTGCAACTTCAAAAGCATTTAAATAAGAACTTGAACTCTCTATGGCAAAAACATCGTCCATAAAACGCATAAAGTCTATTTTTTCACCTTGTCTATATTTTTCAAAAAGCTCAGAAACATCAACCGGATTTTTTAAAACTAAATTTGGTTCTAAAAATGTGTAGCGATTTTTAAACTCATCAAAATCCCAATCTTTTGCTAAAAGTTTATCCATACCGCCAAAAATCAAGTCCGAACTCTCTCCGACAATCATTAGCTCTACGCCGTCTTTTTTGGCCGCCAAGGCAGCTTTATAAATTTGTGGTTCTATTGAATGCACGGGAGCGCATTTATTTTTCATAACAGGCTCGGTAAATTCTTTATAATCATCAAAATTTATATTTATCAAATGATGATTTAAGCCAAATTTTTCACAATATTTTTTTGCTCTTTTGGCATCTAAGTTAAAAACTTCATCTAAATCAGAAGTAAAGGTATATGCGTGGCTTCCTTTTTTTAGATATGAAGCCAAATTTGCGCTATCCATACCGCCTGATAGTAAAATTCCAATCGAATCATATTTTTCATAAAGTTCATCAAATTGTTTTTTTATAGCCGCGTCGATTTCATCTGCGTTTTTAACAGAAATTTGCTCATTTTTTGGCACAGGTTGTATATTTTTGTGCTTAAAACCATCGTAAAATTCAACGCCGTCTTTAAAAATATAGCGATACGCTATATACGAACTTAAACAAAAATCTTTATCTACCATTTTTTCTCCTTATTTTAAATCTTCTAAATTATCTTGACGCACAGCATTTAGCGCTTTTGTAATCTGCGTAGATGAGATATTTTTTGTATATGGAAAATATACGATTTTTATACCAAATTTAGCAAATTCTTTTTCATAATTTTGCCATTTCTCTGTCCCATACCAATCATCTCCTACAAATAGATACGAAGCACCTAATTTTTTACAAGCTTCAAGTTTATCCATATCATATTGCGGCACGGCAGCATCGACATATTTGCAACTTCTTACTATTTCGATACGATCTTCAAAAGGAATCATTGATTTTTTGCCTTTATATGCCACGAGTTCATCGACGGTTACGCCGACAACCAACTTATCGCACATACCTTTTGCATTTTTGAGTAAATTTAAATGACCTATATGAAATAAATCATAAACTCCCGTTGTGTAGCCTATAATCATCATTTAACTCCTAGCGTTTGTTTGATTTCATCTAAGATTTTTTGCGAAACATTTGGATAATTTAGCATAATTTCATCTTTTATTTTTCCCATATCCAAAGGTTTGGTTTTTTCATCGATAACATCGCTTATATATGAAATAATATCGTTTTCATTTTTGGCTATGTAGTAGTGGTTTAAAGCTATTTTACCATACTCTGTAAGCTGATCAAATACTAATCCGTCATAAGATACAAAGCAGCCTTTTTTACCGCTATAAAGCCACTCTGAAATAAACGAACCACAATCATTTATTATGCCATCAGCTTCGTTAAAAATATCCAAATAATCCCCGCCGCTAGAAAATTCCATAACGCTTTTTATTTTTTCTAAATACTCACTTACTTGCTCTTTGCTCCAAGTTTTGCTCTGCACTAAATCTTCAAATAAAACAGGGTGCGGACGAAAAACAAAACGAACATTTGGAAATTTTTGTGGCAATGTCAAAATAAAATCATAATAATACAAAAAATTTGAAATTTTTATTATATCACCATATGTAGAGCGATGTGAAGCTATTAAAATAGTCTTTGTTGTTTCACTTTTTTTTTGATTTATCTTAAAATTATCCATTTTTGCATAGCCTGTTACTACTGCATTTTTTCCGATATAAGGAGCAAATTTCCTAAACCCGTCAAGCTCAAATTTATTATTTAAAAAAACTTTCCAACATAAATTTACTCCAAGCTGCGTAGTTATATAATTGTCCCCATATTGAAAATGGGAAAATCCATATTGTATATAAAAAGGTAAAATATTTTTACTCGATAAATACTGCATAGAATGAACCATATTTACAACACCGTCGTATGGATTAGCACAATACACAACATCAAATTTATCGCTATGATCTAAAAATATATCATTTTTTTCATCATAACCATCAAGCAACATCTCAATACCATATTTTTGCAAAACGAAATTTTTTGCGCCATTATATTTTTCTATCATATGCTCTTTACTTCTTGAAATGTCTGGAATCACAACAATTTTTAAATCAAATTTGTCCCCTTCTTTAAGCATAAGTTCATATAAATTTATCGCACCAAACATCGAATCTGACATAATATAGCTTGCAAAACGGATTTTCTTATTTTCTCGTTTTTTAAAATTTTCTATAACGCTTTCGTAATGCTTATGCGTAATAGATAAATTTTTTTTATTCTTAAAACATTGCCAATATTTTAAATATAACTCACTATCCCAAAATGATTTTGGCATTAACTCTACAATAGTGCGTTTAATAATATTCATTAATTCTTCTTTTCCCAATTTAACGCACTTGCAACAATTTCTTCTAAATTATTATGCTTTGGTGTCCAATCAGTTTTAGCTTTTAATTTATCTGCATTTGAGATTAGCCTTGCCGGGTCGCCGTCCCTACGCGGTGCATTTTCAACCTTAAAATCAACCCCGCTTACTTTTTTAGCACACTCGATAACCTCTTTTACGCTAAAACCGGTGCCATAACCTACATTAAACACGCTACTATCGTTATTTTGCAAGTATCTAAGCACCGATAAATGCGCCTGAGCCAAATCTTCCACATGAATATAATCCCTTACGCAAGTTCCATCACTCGTCGGATAATTATCGCCAAAAATGCTCATTTTTTCGCGTTTTCCGACGATTGTTTGAGTTGCCACTTTGACTAAATGCGTTGCATTTGGATAGTTTTGCCCGATAAGTCCGTCAGATGAAGCACCTGCTACATTAAAATAACGCAAAATTCCGTATTTAAAATCCCTATTTGCCGCAGCAGCGTCTTTTAAAACCCACTCGGTCATAAGTTTGCTTCTACCATAAGGATTTATCGGATTTTGCGGACTTTCTTCGCTAACTACACCGGTTTCAGGCTCCCCATAAGTCGCCGCCGTCGAACTAAAAATGAAATTTTTCACGCCGTATTTTTGACAAAGTGCTATCAAATTTATCGCATTTGCCGTATTGTTTAGATAGTATTTCAAAGGATTACTCATGCTTTCAAAAACTTCGATAAACGCCGCAAAATGGATAATCGCTTCAAATTTATTAAATTTAAAAATTTCGTCCATTTTTGCTATATTTTCCAAATCCATTTGGACAAACTCAAACGCACCCACGCTTTTAAGAGCGTCAATCGCTTTTTGTGTCCCTTTGCAAAGATTATCAACGACGACTATGTCATGTCCGCCTTCTTCAAGCAACGCCTTTACTACATGGCTTCCGATATAACCTGCTCCGCCTGTGATTAAAATTTTCATTTTTTGCTCCTTAAAATTAATTATTATACTACAATTCTTTTTTAAACCGAATAAAAACGGGAAATCTTGGTTTGCCGTTTTTTGTGAGATTTTGGAATTTATAGGTTAGAATTTGCCCGATTTTTGGCGGATTTGAGCGAATTTCATCGCTAAAACCCGACCCAAGCCTAAATTCAGCGCCACTTTTTATATCACGGCACAAAAGTGAGCCCATTTTGCCTTTAAATTTGCCTTTTCCGTCATAAATTTGCAAAACTTCACACTCGCTATCTAAAAACTTTTTAACTTTTAAAATTTTATCGCTTCGTCCGTTTATATATGGCGAATTTGGATCTCTTACGACCGCACCTTCACCGCCCTTAGCTAAAACGGAATTTAAAAATTTTTTTAATTCTTTGTGCGAATTTATGGGAATTTGCTCGATAATTTCAATATTTTTTATTTCGTTTTTATCTAAAAATTCACGCAAATTTGCTAGGCGAGAAAACAAATCGCCATTAACACTTGGCACATCAAAAATCAAAAATTTAACACTTTCCCACTCATCGCCTGGCTTACTATCAGCGACGATAGAGTATAAATTTTCAAAATCTTCTCGCTTCGTCCAAAGTTCGCCGTCAATCACAAACGGCGGAAAATTTTCCGTCCAAAATTTTGGAGCGTTTATGATTTTGCCGTTTCGGCTACGCAAATTTGCTCCGTCCCAAATGGCTCTAACCCCGTCAAATTTTTCGCTGATAACCCAACCTGCGATATTTTCATCACCTTTA contains the following coding sequences:
- a CDS encoding lipopolysaccharide biosynthesis protein; amino-acid sequence: MQENIIQKTKFGILWNLFERFGVQGLGFIFGIILARILSPNDYGTIALLTVFIALSSVFIESGFSKALIQRQDRDEYDFSTVFIFNVVVAIVFYLILFFVAPFIAEFYKIPELTNLARVLFVVLILQSLRIVQTAKFQINVDFKKIAFINLISIIIGCPCGLIFALNGFGVWSLVWQNIISQSVAVALFWYFGKWIPKTGFSKKSFKKLFSFSVNLTVIGVLGIILNSIYILVIAKFYSTKDLGFYNQGETCTSSIFGAVTGAIVGATFPLLSSLQNDKDELIRIFKKLLKIISLTTIPAMFGFAMISENFILVFLTEKWIEAAPLFFWFSLAFIFTPLSGANLNLLEAIGRTDYRLKIEIIKMFLLFIMMAITFPISIKAVVIGRAAMGFLSFFINTYIIGKYYGFGAFKQLGYIWHSFVASFVMVFVIFCIDYFISSPLLSLILSILIGIIVYIFTLWILKEEEFFIYFDRMKLLFGRLVNLEK
- a CDS encoding asparagine synthase C-terminal domain-containing protein; the protein is MVDKDFCLSSYIAYRYIFKDGVEFYDGFKHKNIQPVPKNEQISVKNADEIDAAIKKQFDELYEKYDSIGILLSGGMDSANLASYLKKGSHAYTFTSDLDEVFNLDAKRAKKYCEKFGLNHHLININFDDYKEFTEPVMKNKCAPVHSIEPQIYKAALAAKKDGVELMIVGESSDLIFGGMDKLLAKDWDFDEFKNRYTFLEPNLVLKNPVDVSELFEKYRQGEKIDFMRFMDDVFAIESSSSYLNAFEVANLPYYDPYAKLVMSEPLDLHRVRNGEPKYLVRNLYAKIYPEFEIPNKIPMPRPVDMIFKDWKGPKRAEFRDDIPMEKLSGNQKWQLWCAELFLNLNEK
- a CDS encoding adenylyltransferase/cytidyltransferase family protein; its protein translation is MMIIGYTTGVYDLFHIGHLNLLKNAKGMCDKLVVGVTVDELVAYKGKKSMIPFEDRIEIVRSCKYVDAAVPQYDMDKLEACKKLGASYLFVGDDWYGTEKWQNYEKEFAKFGIKIVYFPYTKNISSTQITKALNAVRQDNLEDLK
- the galE gene encoding UDP-glucose 4-epimerase GalE, whose amino-acid sequence is MKILITGGAGYIGSHVVKALLEEGGHDIVVVDNLCKGTQKAIDALKSVGAFEFVQMDLENIAKMDEIFKFNKFEAIIHFAAFIEVFESMSNPLKYYLNNTANAINLIALCQKYGVKNFIFSSTAATYGEPETGVVSEESPQNPINPYGRSKLMTEWVLKDAAAANRDFKYGILRYFNVAGASSDGLIGQNYPNATHLVKVATQTIVGKREKMSIFGDNYPTSDGTCVRDYIHVEDLAQAHLSVLRYLQNNDSSVFNVGYGTGFSVKEVIECAKKVSGVDFKVENAPRRDGDPARLISNADKLKAKTDWTPKHNNLEEIVASALNWEKKN
- a CDS encoding DNA ligase; this encodes MIKKLILLVFFLNSLLFCKNHEPMLLNVYKGDENIAGWVISEKFDGVRAIWDGANLRSRNGKIINAPKFWTENFPPFVIDGELWTKREDFENLYSIVADSKPGDEWESVKFLIFDVPSVNGDLFSRLANLREFLDKNEIKNIEIIEQIPINSHKELKKFLNSVLAKGGEGAVVRDPNSPYINGRSDKILKVKKFLDSECEVLQIYDGKGKFKGKMGSLLCRDIKSGAEFRLGSGFSDEIRSNPPKIGQILTYKFQNLTKNGKPRFPVFIRFKKEL